The Arachis ipaensis cultivar K30076 chromosome B07, Araip1.1, whole genome shotgun sequence genome includes a window with the following:
- the LOC107606785 gene encoding uncharacterized protein LOC107606785, with protein sequence MRARVPRNFKSLDMHLYDKMTNSRHHLSNFKSQMYLADTSDATRYKAFPTTLTKSAMKWFDSLPPRSVTSFDDLARKFLTRFSIQKDKVKHAPSLLGVKQEFGESLRDYMERFNKACLEIQDLPTEAIIMGLVNGLREGPFSQSISKRHCTFLSDVQERDEKKICHTDKLFPPRPIKNKKEGSHNEYYVYHKLYGYSTNNGYDLKNVIEKLAREGRSDRYLMERSDNQGKRKRDDEEVGRRGQPPQTPEQHVHIIAGGFAGGGVTKSSRKRYLKEVYHEEETPNLLTISFTKEDAQEITSGHDDPVVITMILTNVNLHRTLVDQRSSADILFKPTFDKLRLDEKELKYYPNTLFGLGDTPIKPLGFISLHTTFGKGLKSKTLIIDYIVADVASAYNALIGRTTLNRLRAVVSTPHL encoded by the exons ATGAGGGCCAGAGTTCCTAGAAACTTCAAAAGTCTTGACATGCATTTGTACGACAAGATGACCAACTCGAGGCACCACCTCAGTAATTTTAAAAGTCAGATGTATTTAGCCGACACCTCAGATGCTACTCGCTACAAAGCCTTCCCGACGACTTTAACAAAGTCGGCCATGAAATGGTTTGACAGCCTACCCCCTAGGTCGGTTACTAGTTTCGACGACCTCGCGCGTAAATTTCTTACGCGATTTTCAATTCAGAAGGACAAGGTCAAGCATGCACCTAGCCTACTTGGGGTCAAACAGGAGTTCGGCGAATCCCTAAGagactacatggagagattcaacaaggcatgccTAGAGATCCAAGACTTACCCACTGAGGCAATAATAATGGGATTAGTCAACGGTCTCCGAGAAGGCCCATTTTCCCAATCTATTTCAAAGAGACACTGCACTTTCTTGAGTGATGTACAAGAACGAgatgaaaa GAAAATCTGTCACACCGATAAACTTTTCCCTCCGCGACCAATCAAAAACAAGAAGGAGGGAAGCCACAATGAGTACTATGTGTATCATAAATTGTATGGATATTCTACAAATAATGGTTACGActtaaaaaatgtgatagaaaagttggCCAGGGAAGGTCGGTCggatagatatctcatggaaaggtcagaTAATCAAGGAAAGAGGAAAAGAGACGATGAAGAAGTCGGCCGAAGAGGTCAGCCCCCACAAACCCCAGAGCAACACGTTCACATAATAGCAGGAGGCTTTGCTGGGGGAGGAGTGACCAAGTCATCTCGAAAGAGATACCTGAAAGAAGTTTACCACGAAGAAGAGACTCCCAACCTCCTTACAATCTCCTTTACAAAAGAAGATGCGCAGGAAATCACATCAGGGCATGATGACCCCGTTGTAATCACCATGATACTCACCAATGTAAATCTACACAGAACTTTAGTGGACCAAAGAAGCTCGGCCGACATACTATTTAAGCCTACATTCGATAAATTAAGGCTGGACGAAAAAGAGCTAAAGTATTACCCGAATACTCTTTTCGGGTTGGGAGATACCCCAATTAAGCCACTAGGGTTCATCTCCCTACATACTACTTTTGGAAAGGGATTGAAATCAAAAACCCTAATTATTGATTATATTGTTGCAGATGTGgcatcagcctacaatgccctaattgGCAGGACAACGCTGAATCGACTGAGAGCTGTTGTTTCTACCCCTCACCTTTGA